The Mangifera indica cultivar Alphonso chromosome 19, CATAS_Mindica_2.1, whole genome shotgun sequence nucleotide sequence GGAACAGCTGTGATGTTGTTTTGGTGGGTGAAGATCATAATTTAGAGCAATGCTCACTCCTTTCAACTGTTATAACTCAAGCCATTCTGAATCTTCCCCCATTTGTACTTAAAATGTTGTCTTTACCATTCTCCAATAGAAAGGACTAGCTGAGTTGGAGAACATGGCATTTAATAGTCCTGCCGAATGACccatatgcttttttttttttttttttgggccatTTAAGAGTGTAATTAAGGTGGCACTTTGAATGGTTCTAGGAAAGCATATGGTGCCATGCATGACACTATCCTGCCGATAACTTTTATGGTATTACTTTGATGGCTAATAGATGTACAATAAATGAATGGACACAGAGATAATAGCAGTAAGTGGCCTAGCTCACtgtgttttttcatttgagaaATAGACATCGTTACATATAGCTTAAATGAGGACGCAGGAATTATTCGATTCTACGTCCATGGGTACATTCGTTCTGTCTTTGtttgaaagatgaaaaagaaacaaCAGTAAACTAAGAGCAATACCAGTGACATGGCTGTTTAGGTGGATATGAACATTGAACATTGAACatgaacaagaacaagaacTGAAAATCCTAATAATCATAATTCTTCCTTGTCTTTGGAAGAATTAGTAGGTGGTGGAGAAGGGCTTATAAGCCTTAAGATCAAGAACAATGCCTGCAATAGACCCAGCAGCTGCAGCAATGGTGATAACAAGGCAAGCGAAACTTAGGACTTGGAGGCAAAGCCATTTTAGGCTCCACTTTTCTATCTTCATTTGTTCTATGTACATCTGAACAGGGTAGTACACTGTGAGTGGCCAAAATCCCAGAGCTCCAAGGAGACCAACTACATCATTAAAAAATGGAAGAAGCATCGAAATCACAGTGGTTACGATTACGAAAATTGTCCTCCAAACCAATCGGAAGAGGTTGAGACTGAAGGGTCTAAATCCTGGAATTGGAATTTTAATCTCTTTGGTGATAAAGTCACTGTCTGGGAATCTTGCAGCAGCTTGTTTCTCAATGAATGCGAAGAGGGGTTGGCAGTAAACTTGGTATGCACCAACAAGGTGGATAACAATGGCTGCATTGGCTATGTCAAGCAGCCAGTAAGGGTTATAGAAACCAAAACCAGTGAGGAGATTTCCAGGTGATGAGTCTCCAAAGGCGGCATAGCCAAAGCAGCCACAAAGCATGTAGAATAGAGTTGTTACTGCAACACTAAGTAGTGATGCCTTCTTCATTGTCTTTTCCTCTGATGGTGGGGCTTTTACTGTGTCCTGTACATATCAATTATTCATTAGTCTATATCAGCATGAAAttcccaaaagaaaaaatatcaagcAGTTTATATACCTGAATTTCAATGAGGATGATGGAGTAAGAATAGGCAAAGGCTATGTCTCCCAGCGCTTGGAAGCTCCTCCATATCTTTTGGGTTTCAGTGACAGTGCCAATACTTATTCCAGTTAAGCTTCCCCTGATAGTTCCAGTTTCTggtatttaaacaaaaagaaaaaaaaaaaaaaaaaaaaagactctgAATTAccattcctgtaacaaaaaatTTCCCCTGATAGTTCCAGTTAAGCGTGGTGTGTAATTTTCAACATGCAACTAGAGATACAGGTAGCCAAGTTACCTGCAACTTTAGCAATGCCAAGACCGAGACCAATTGTTGAGTAAGTGAAGGACATGACTGCAGCAACAATGGAGAGCCACCATAACTGATCGAAGTCAGgaatttgagagaaaataatTTGTGCCACCCCAAAACCGATCATATATGGGTTGCTATTCATAAGGCATGGATTCTTGCCACCACTCTTGTGGAAACAGTTTGACCTTCCTATAGCCCTGATTGATCAAAAACCAGAATACTAAAtttgcttcttctttttttcaattaatgaaaCGAATATATAGTAAAACTTACATCATGCTTATAGATGAGGCAATCGTATAGCCAATGGAAACACCAAAAAGATTCAGGTATTGAACAAGCCCACATATCATAAATTGAACTCCACCTGAGAGAGAAAACAAAAGGGCAAAGCAAGAAATATGAGAGAAACCCAGTTGCTAAATTGATTGATATTTTGACAGTGGTGAAATTTACCAAGGCTGGATCGAACAGCGTCCATGTAAGTATAATTTCTCTTGCCATTGACAGAGTCCCCTGTACGGTAACAAGCAGCCAGAAGTGTAGAAGTGTAGTAGGTgacaaaagaaaacaagaacaTGACAGTTGGCCCTGCAATCCATCCCAGCTGAGCTGTGGCCCATGCAAGGGACAAAACTCCGGACCCTATAACAGCTGTTATTATGTGAGCACTTGCAGTCCAAACAGTCCCTGTTTCAAAACAGAAAGATGAAAAGAATCATTAATAAACAAGGGAATTGAAGTACTGATTTTTACTTGCCAAAAGCAGAACATGTATTAGTTTTCGCTTGAAGAAAGtttgtgaaagaaagaaagtaacGTAAATTACCAGTTCGCTTGAGGCGGCCATCATCATCGAAGCACTTGGAGCCGCCTTGAGTATGCACGTCAAGGGAAAGATCAAACACTTGGTTATGAGGAAGGTAGTTCTTGTTGGCAGTGCTCTCACCCATCTTCGTTATCACAAAGAGAGAAATAGAAAAACCTTTCTTTAAGCAacttagtgaaaaaaaaatattatgtaactcAAAGTTTGTCTACTGCTAATGAAAACAA carries:
- the LOC123203596 gene encoding amino acid permease 3-like, encoding MKMGESTANKNYLPHNQVFDLSLDVHTQGGSKCFDDDGRLKRTGTVWTASAHIITAVIGSGVLSLAWATAQLGWIAGPTVMFLFSFVTYYTSTLLAACYRTGDSVNGKRNYTYMDAVRSSLGGVQFMICGLVQYLNLFGVSIGYTIASSISMMAIGRSNCFHKSGGKNPCLMNSNPYMIGFGVAQIIFSQIPDFDQLWWLSIVAAVMSFTYSTIGLGLGIAKVAETGTIRGSLTGISIGTVTETQKIWRSFQALGDIAFAYSYSIILIEIQDTVKAPPSEEKTMKKASLLSVAVTTLFYMLCGCFGYAAFGDSSPGNLLTGFGFYNPYWLLDIANAAIVIHLVGAYQVYCQPLFAFIEKQAAARFPDSDFITKEIKIPIPGFRPFSLNLFRLVWRTIFVIVTTVISMLLPFFNDVVGLLGALGFWPLTVYYPVQMYIEQMKIEKWSLKWLCLQVLSFACLVITIAAAAGSIAGIVLDLKAYKPFSTTY